The genomic stretch ATGAGCGTCTTTTACTATATAAGGCTGCCGTTCCTTTTTTTGATGTCACCGAACCGGGGGAGAGCGATCGATGATGGATTCCAGAAAACGCAATCTGCGAATGACCGTAGCCTATGACGGCAGCGCCTACGCCGGATTCCAGCGGCAGGCCGGCCATTTGCCGACGATTCAGGGGGTTTTGGAGGAGCGGATTCAGCGGATTACCGGCGAGCATGCCACGATTACCGGTGCCGGCCGGACCGATGCCGGAGTGCACGCCCGGGGCCAGGTCGTCAATTTCTTCTGCGCCAGCGCGCTGCCTGAAGCAGTCTTGCAGAAGGCGTTAAACAGTCTGTTGCCGCGGGATATGGCGATATTGTCGGTCGAGGAGGCCGCGCCGGATTTTCACGCCCGATTCCACGCCAAACATAAAACCTATTCCTACCGGATCTATACCGGGCCGGTTCGCCCGGTCTTCGAGCGGAATTTTGTCTATTTCCACAAGTACCGGCTGGATTATGCGGCGATGGCCGAAGCCGCCGGGTTGCTGGTCGGAACCAAGGATTTCCGCAGTTTTCAGGCGGCCGGGTCGGCAGTGGTCCAAACGGTCCGGACCGTCAACTCATGCCTTCTGACCCAGGACGGGCCGGAGATCAGGCTCGCCATCAACGCCGACGGCTTCTTGTACCATATGGTCCGCAATATCGTGGGTACGCTGCTGCTGGTCGGCAATGGGCGGATGTCGCGGGAGGAATTTGAACAATTGATCCTGGCCAAGGATCGCCAAAAGGCGGGACCGACCGCTCCGGCCTGCGGGCTCTGTCTGGAAGCGGTCTTTTACTGAGCGGAGGTTGTCCCGGCGGGCCAGCCGAAGCTTCTAAACGCTCGGACGGGCCTCCGTGAGTCGCGGCCGGCCTTCCCGGGGCTGCGGCGGGTGTTCCGGCTCCCCCGGAAGGGCTGCCGGAAGCTTCGGACGGGTTGCCGCGTCCTGCGGAGGAAGCTCCGAAAGCCCCGGCTGGTCGTCCGGAGGTTCCGGACGGTGTTCTCCAAGGCCCCGGGCCTCGGCGGGCCTCTCCGGCAGAAGGCGGAAATCCGCCGCTATTTGAGATGAGCGGCGGCCACTTCCGAAAGGGGATCGGAGGTGGCGTGATTGGGGTCGTAAATTTCGTAGCTGATCTCGGGAAAGATGTTGTCTTTGGCTTCAAGTTCCGCCAGGTATTCAGGATTGATGCGATTGTATTTGATCTGTTCGTAGAGGTTGACAAACCGGTGAATATGGTTTTTGGTGCGTTTGACGGCATAGTTGACCATGGTTCCGGTCTTCATGATGAACGCCCAGTCGCTGCTCTGGAGGAGCAGTAGTTCGCGCGCGGCCTGATTCAAGGCGCGTTTCAGATCGCCTTGCGCCCCCGGAAAGCCTTGGGCCAGTTCGACCATGCGGTCGGCCGCGTGATGGAGATGGCGGTAGATCCAATCGTTGCTGCCCTCCAGCCAGACCTCATTGTAACCCTTAAAGCCCCAGCTCGACATCGAGGGGGTCGAGACCTGGTTGCGGGGATACATCTCCAGATAGTCGGCTGGCGAAATCAGTTTGATGGTTTTTTGGTCATAGGTGATTTTGCGGATCAAAAAATTCAGCCATTGCGGTCCTTCAAACCACCAATGGCCGAAGAGTTCCGCGTCGTACGGCGAGACAATGATCGGCCGGCGGTCCAGAATGGATGAGACATATTCGACCTGCTTTTCCCGGTTAAACATGAAATTGCCGGCATGGGTCGCCGCTTTTTCACGCGCCGCCCAGAGATTGTAGGGCTGTTTGTCGGAAGTATTGCCGGTAATCCGGTAATACTTCATTCCCGTGAAATTCCGTATCCCGCAATCCGGCAGATAGGGCCGGACGTACTCGTATTCCAAATCGTAACCGACGTCCCGGTAAAAATCCCGGTAATCATAGTCGCCCGGATAGCCTTCATTGGCGCTCCAGACTTGTTTGGACGATTCGAGATCCCGGCCGAAGGCCGCTACCCCGGAGGGGCAGTAAATGGGCGCAAAAACGCCGTATTTGGGACGGGGCGAAGCGTGCAATACCCCGTGGGCGTCGGTGAAAAAGAAGCGCAACCCTTCCCGGCGCAATATTTCGTCGACCCCGGGATAATAGCCGCATTCCGGCAGCCAGATGCCGCGCGGCGCCCGCCCCAGCACCCGGGTATGGTGCTGGACGGCCAGCTGAATCTGGGCCCGCACGGCCGTTTCATTGGCCATCAGCGGCAGAAAGCCATGGGTTGCGGCGCAGGTAATCAACTCCAAATGGCCCGAATCTTGCAATTCCTTAAAAGGCACTGTTAAATCGCAACGGTACTTTTCCGCGAAAAAGTAATGGCAGAAACGAAAATGCTCTAAATACATCAAAGCTACCTCGTGAAATTGGGGTAGCCACCGGGTCCGCTCAACTTCTTTTTCCGCCAGTTCGATCAGTTTCTCCAGTTTGACCAGGTATCTCCGCTGCAGCAGGTCGTCTTTGAACATCGATAGCAAGGGTGGCGACAGACTGAGCGTAATCCGAAAATGAATGCCGTCATGGACCAAGCCTTGAAAGACTTTCAGCAGGGGAATATAAGTCTCGGTGATCGCTTCGTATAGCCAGTTCTCTTCGAGATATTCGGGAAGCTCCGGATGCCGCACATACGGCAAATGGGTGTGGAGCACCAAAGCGAGGTAGCCCTTTTCCATGGATAACACTCCTTACTGGGTCTGTTTGGAAACGATGGGGGTAATGGTAATGGTATCGATCCCATCGGCTGAGCGAGCCGAGACCGGAATGCATTGCGTTCCCTCCGGCAAGGCAAAACGCAGGGTGAAGGTCCCGTCGGGACGGATCTCGATCGGTTCTCCCTGAACAGTAACCCGGGCGTCCGGCTCGGTAGCCCCGTAGACGATCAGTTCGGTATTCAACACCATCCAGAACTTCCGTTCTTTGGGCTGGTATTGTACGGGACTGGATAGACTGCTGACAATTCCTGAACCCATTTCGCGCTCAAGCCGGCTGATTAGCGACTCAACCAGTTCGGCCGAGCTGTTGGCCGCTCCGGCGCCGGCCAACTGATAAAGCTTGCGGAAATCGTCCTCAATGATCATCCATTCTTCATCGATAACGTCGGAGACATTATCGCGGGGTGTGGTGACCGGATTCGAGCGGGCAATGGTGTAAAACGCGCCGTTGGCCATGATGAATCCCAAGTCCACACAGAAGCAACGGTTCGGCCCGCCAACATGGATGTACCAGTTATTGGCCTGATGACCGACACTGACGTCAAAATAAAAGTTACTGTTGGTCCCATTAAATTCGATTCCGGTCACATCATAAACTCTAAGAATCAGTGCGACCTGCTCCCAGGGCTGTTGCCCGGAAACCATCTCCCGGGTTTCCCCGCTGGTGCTCCAATAGCAGTATAACCAGTAAGGATCGCGCACCAATAAGCCGATTTTGGTAACATTGTAATCCTGGGGAATTTGTTGTTCTCTTGCTTCGGCGACATTGACCCCCAACAAATGTTCCGGCAATGGCGGCGGGTTGAGATTGTCCGCATGATTGAGAGTGCGTGTCAGATGCTTGGCAATCGCGCTTTCCTGTTCAGGATTGGCAGAGAACGGAGGATCCAGGAGCAGAATATGCTCGATCAAATCCTCCCGGGTCAGTTTCGATATCCCTTTTATGCCTAAAGACTTGGCGATCTCCAGCAGCTTTGGTTTGGTTTTTCCCGCCAATTCCTCTCGGGTCATTGACTATCCCCCTTTCCTCGCAAGTTTCTGTATTAATATTACCGAGTTGAAAGGCACTTATACGAAAGGCTCAGGAAAACATTGCCTCGCCAACCCAAAAGATTGGGAAAAGGATCTGCTTTCCACGGGCAGGAAACAGCGTCCGAAAAAGCGAATTCTTTGTCAGTCAGGATTTTAAAGAGTCGGCCGGTTCGCAAAAAACCGGGCGGAGCAACTCAAAAAAACGGACGGACTACACCCCAACTGAAACAATCAGCCGGATGATTATTGTAAGGAGGGATGTTCACATGAAATCGGTATCCCACAATTGGATAGTCTTACTCATTGTACTCCTGATTATGCAAATATCGGCCAATTTCGCGGATTACCGCTTGGTTTACCAGGATGACCATTTTTTGATGGAAGGCTTGTTTCAAGTGATTGAGACCGATCTGGACCAGGACGGAGCCAGTGAATTTGTGATGGCGGGCAAGAATTATACCGCTCACGAGCTGTTCCTCGCCTGGTTTACCTTGGGCCCGGACCATAAACCGGTTCTCCGGTGGCAGAGCCCTAATTTATTTGAAGACCGCAGCGTGATTTGGGTTGCCGCCGGGAAGTTTACCGGGAGCGAGAATCAACTGCTGGCCGTGACCGAGACCCAGTATTATCTGTTCCAATGGCAGAATGGCCAAATGGAGCTGATGCGGAAGGGGACTCACCAACTGAAGCCGCTGAACATCACCGGCGGCGATCTGGATGGGGACGGACACACCGAGCTGGTAGTGGCCAAAATCGGCCGGATCACCGCCAAACAGTATGATGGGGTTTTGCAAGTCTGGAAATTGAAAGAAAACGGCTGGGAATTGGTCAGCCAATCCGATCAAACGGTAGGCAACATCCGCAGCCTCACGGCCGGCGATCTGAACGGGGACGGCAAGGCCGAGATCGTCATGGAGGAAGGCGTGAGGACCTCGCCTGGCACCCTCCATCTATTCGCCCTGGCGGAAAATAAAATTACGGAGCGTTCCCGCCTGAATAAGCCGGTCAAGGGAGTCATCTACGGCTTGACAGTGACCAGCCTGTCGGGGGCTCCTCGGTTGATAACCGCTACCGACTCCGGCCGGGTCAATACCTTCGCCTGGGATTCGAACCGGAATGCGCTGGTAGCGGTCGAAAAAGAAAAACGGTTCCGCTGGAATCTGATCGATTTGGCGGTCGGTGCCGCGGGTAGCGGCGCCGATGCCAAGCTGCTGTTAATCGCCTATCCGCAACGGTTATTAATTTTATCCGAATAATGGGGGAAATATTTTGGTAGGAGTTCGAACCGGCATGGGTCTGAAGCGGTTGGCCGCGTCCCCGGGGCCAAGCGGGCGGCCAAGACCGGCCATTCCAAAGGCACCTTATCGGCTGGCAGTCTATATAATAGGTGTATTCATAGCTTTGTTTTTGGGGGTAGCCACGACAGTGAAAGCGGAGTCCGCACTGGAGCCCGGACCTGACGAGACCGTATCCTTAAAAATCCTGACTCTCAATATCCATAGCGGGGTCAATTGGTTCGGCCAGTATGATCTGGAGAGCATTGCCCGGTATATTGAGGAGGTCCAACCGGATATCGTCGGCTTGCAAGAGGTAGCCCGGGGTTGGTCCAGTCAGAGCCGGTTCGAGGATATTCCGGGGGATCTGGCGCGCCGGCTGAAGATGGACTTTGCCTATTCCGCTTCACTAGAACGGAACAATGGCAATTTCGGCAATTTAATTTTGAGCCGTTATCCGATCGTCGGCATCTTTACGGAGCTGATGCCGGGAAATTTGGAACGGCGCAGTTTTGGATTTGTCCAGATCATGGTTGGGGGCGTCCGGATCAATTTTTTAACCACCCATCTCGGCTTATCCGAATCGGACCGCCAGGAACAGGTGACGGCCATCTGGAATTTCATCAGTCAAGTGGATGGTCCGCTGGTGATCACCGGCGATTTTAACGGCAGTGACGGGGATGTGGCGGTGAAGGCTTTTCACGGCAGTTTCCTGGATGTTCAGGAATTGAGCGGTTTTAGGGACCGGGGCACGTTCCGGGTCAAAAACGGCAGCTTGATCCCGCGCATGGATTTCATCTTCGCCTCGCCGGAATTTATGGTGAGCAATTTTTGGATTGACGAAAACTATATCTCCGATCATCTTCCGCTGGTGGCCGAATTAAAGCTGACGGTCAGCAATCAAGACGTTGCCGGGCAGCCGGTGATGTATCAATAAAACCGCCGGGATGGTTATTTCAAAAATTTATCCGGCAGGGTTTGTTCCAGATATAATAACGGCATGAAGAGGTCACTCAATTTTTCGAAGCGTTGCGGCGCGTTTTGCAGGTTGTACATGCCGGGATGGGCGTCGGAAAGCTCTTCCCAGCGCAGCGGCACCGAGACCGGAGCACCCGGGAAGGGCCGCACGCTGTAGACCGAGGCGATGGTTTTGCCGCGCAGATTTTGCAGGTGATCGATGTAGACCTTGCCGGCCCGGTTCGCTATCTTCCGCTCGTTGGTGGCGAGCTTGGGAAAAGCTTTGATGATCACTTCGCCGATCCGTTTCACGAAGGTACTGGTTTTTTTGTACGAATAGCGGGATTGGATGGGCAAATAGATATGAATTCCGGTGGCGCCGGAGATTTTGGGGAAGGCCTGCAACTTCAATTCGTCGAGTAGGATTTTGACGTAGAGGGCGATCTGGACTGCGTCGCTGAAACTGGCCGGCGGCATCGGATCCAGATCAAAAATAATGTAGGTTGGATAATCCAAGGACCCGGCCCGGGACAACCAGGGATGAACCTCGATACAGCCGAGGTTGATGGACCAGATCAACGTTTCGGCGTTGTTGATCAGGGCATAGTTGATGGTCCGCTCATCCGATTCGATGGGGTGGGTTTGGACCCAGACCGGCGGGTCCGGCACGTCTTTCTGGTAAAAAAAATTGCCGGTAATCCCTTCGGGGTAGCGAACCAGCGAGACGGGCCTGTCGGTGAGGTGCGGCTTTAAAAGCGGCCAGACCGCGGCGTAATATTTCATCAGATCGGCTTTGGTGAAACCCTCTTCCGGCCAAAAGACTTTATCCAAGTTTTTGACGGGGATATGATATTTATTGACGACCAATGTTGTCATGACGATCCCTCAAATCGGCAGTCTTCCGGTTTTAATTCAGGCCGAAAGCGAATGAAGAGCGGATGGCGGAGACTGCCGTCATCGGTCAACTCCAGGTACTCAACCTCGCAGACCACGAGCGGTTGAGTCCAACTCAGGCCCCGCGGGGCCTGGATCGGCCGGCCGAACGGACAGGCGGAGGAGCGGATGGTCCGCAGTTCCTGATGGATCGCTTCCAGCTCCTTCACGGTAAACCCGGTTCCCACCAGTCCATAGGGTTTCAGGATGTCCTCATCATACGCCCCGAGTAACAACGAGCTAAGTTCCCCCCGGCTACTCACATTTTCCACGTAACCGCAGACGATAAAGATCCCCCTGCGTTTGTGCTTGAACTTCAACCAGCTTTTGACGCGTTTCCCCGGATAATAAAGCGAGTCTTGCTGTTTGGCGATGACTCCTTCCAAGCCGAGTTCAGCGGTGGTTTGAAAGTAAGCGATACCTTTCTCCGGGATTTGACTGGTCACCATCCATTCATCCCCGGGCACCATCAGTTCCTCAAGGCGGCCGCGCCGTTCCAACAGCGGTTTTTGCATGAGAGATTGATGATTCCAATATAAAAGGTCGAATACTACATAGACGACGGGAATCTTTTGGGAGATGAGCCGGATCTGAGCCGCGTCCCGTAATTGCGCTCTTTTTTGGAGTTGGGAAAAGCTCGGCTTTTGATCGCGGATCGCGATGATTTCGCCATCGAGCACCACTCCGGGCTGGCGGATCCGCTGATGGATCTGCCGCAATTCGGGAAAGATATGGCTGATTTCCTTGCCGTTGCGACTCTGCAAGCGGGTGGATCCTTCTAAAAAAGCAAGGCAGCGGTAGCCGTCCCACTTGATCTCGTAAAGAAAATCGGGTGAATCGAAGGGTTCCGCCAGGCTGGCCAACATGGGTTTGATAGATTGCGGCAGCATATTCCTTTCTCCCGCTTCTAGAATGCCCGGAAAAGGATCATAGTAAAACGGAATTTCGAGTAAAATAGAATATTGCGAAGAATAAGCTGGATAAACTTCATAGATTAGCCTTGGTTGCGTTATATTGTCATATATCGGGACTAGATAATGTTGCCAATCTGCTTGGAGTTATATAAAATCGATTTTGAGAGTTAGCACTCGCCAACAGAGAGTGCTAATAACAAGTTCCAACATTCTGAGAGGAGGGAAATAATGAATATCAAACCTTTGGGAGAGAGAGTCGTTATTAAAGTCTTAGAGAGTGAAGAAAAGACCAAGAGCGGGATTGTCCTGCCGGATACCGCGAAGGAAAAACCGCAAATGGGTAAAGTGCTCGCGGTTGGCTCCGGGAAATTGCTGGATAACGGTCAACGCGTCGCGCTCGACGTCAAAGAAGGCGACAAGGTTCTGTTCGCCAAATACGCCGGTACCGAAGTGAAATTGGACGGCGAAGAATACATGGTATTGAAAGAGTCCGATATTCTAGCGATCGTTCAATAATACTTATTAAGGAGGGAAAAAAATGGCCAAACAAATTTTATTCGCTGAAGATGCGCGTCATGCCCTGGAGCGCGGCGTGAACACCTTAGCCGATGCCGTGAAAGTTACCCTGGGCCCTAAAGGACGCAATGTTGTCTTAGACAAAAAATATGGTTCGCCGACCATCACCAATGACGGCGTGACCATTGCCAAAGAGATCGAGTTGGAGAACCCCTTTGAAAACATGGGCGCCCAACTCGCCAAGGAAGTTGCCACCAAAACCAATGACATCGCCGGTGACGGAACCACCACCGCGACCCTGCTCGCGCAAGCGATGGTTCGCGAAGGCTTGAAGAACGTCGCCGCCGGCGCCAACCCGATGATCCTCAAGCGGGGCATTGAGAAGGCTGTCGCCGCGGTCGTCGAGGAGATCAAAAAAGTCAGCAAGTCCGTTGACAGCAAAGAAGATATCACCCACGTCGCCGCCATTTCCGCCGCGGATGAGGAGATCGGCAAGCTGATCGCCGAAGCCATGGAGAAGGTCGGCAAAGACGGCGTCATCACCGTCGAGGAATCCCAGACCATGGGGACCAACCTGGAAGTGGTCGAAGGCATGCAGTTCGATCGCGGTTATGTCTCCCCTTACATGGCGACCGATTCCGACCGGATGGAAGCGGTGCTCGATGATCCGTACATCCTGATCACCGACAAGAAGATCTCCCTGATCAAAGACTTACTGCCGATCCTGGAGAAGATCATTCAACGCGGCAAACCCTT from Hydrogenispora ethanolica encodes the following:
- the truA gene encoding tRNA pseudouridine(38-40) synthase TruA, translated to MMDSRKRNLRMTVAYDGSAYAGFQRQAGHLPTIQGVLEERIQRITGEHATITGAGRTDAGVHARGQVVNFFCASALPEAVLQKALNSLLPRDMAILSVEEAAPDFHARFHAKHKTYSYRIYTGPVRPVFERNFVYFHKYRLDYAAMAEAAGLLVGTKDFRSFQAAGSAVVQTVRTVNSCLLTQDGPEIRLAINADGFLYHMVRNIVGTLLLVGNGRMSREEFEQLILAKDRQKAGPTAPACGLCLEAVFY
- a CDS encoding endonuclease/exonuclease/phosphatase family protein is translated as MKAESALEPGPDETVSLKILTLNIHSGVNWFGQYDLESIARYIEEVQPDIVGLQEVARGWSSQSRFEDIPGDLARRLKMDFAYSASLERNNGNFGNLILSRYPIVGIFTELMPGNLERRSFGFVQIMVGGVRINFLTTHLGLSESDRQEQVTAIWNFISQVDGPLVITGDFNGSDGDVAVKAFHGSFLDVQELSGFRDRGTFRVKNGSLIPRMDFIFASPEFMVSNFWIDENYISDHLPLVAELKLTVSNQDVAGQPVMYQ
- the ligD gene encoding non-homologous end-joining DNA ligase, translated to MTTLVVNKYHIPVKNLDKVFWPEEGFTKADLMKYYAAVWPLLKPHLTDRPVSLVRYPEGITGNFFYQKDVPDPPVWVQTHPIESDERTINYALINNAETLIWSINLGCIEVHPWLSRAGSLDYPTYIIFDLDPMPPASFSDAVQIALYVKILLDELKLQAFPKISGATGIHIYLPIQSRYSYKKTSTFVKRIGEVIIKAFPKLATNERKIANRAGKVYIDHLQNLRGKTIASVYSVRPFPGAPVSVPLRWEELSDAHPGMYNLQNAPQRFEKLSDLFMPLLYLEQTLPDKFLK
- a CDS encoding glycoside hydrolase family 57 protein, which produces MEKGYLALVLHTHLPYVRHPELPEYLEENWLYEAITETYIPLLKVFQGLVHDGIHFRITLSLSPPLLSMFKDDLLQRRYLVKLEKLIELAEKEVERTRWLPQFHEVALMYLEHFRFCHYFFAEKYRCDLTVPFKELQDSGHLELITCAATHGFLPLMANETAVRAQIQLAVQHHTRVLGRAPRGIWLPECGYYPGVDEILRREGLRFFFTDAHGVLHASPRPKYGVFAPIYCPSGVAAFGRDLESSKQVWSANEGYPGDYDYRDFYRDVGYDLEYEYVRPYLPDCGIRNFTGMKYYRITGNTSDKQPYNLWAAREKAATHAGNFMFNREKQVEYVSSILDRRPIIVSPYDAELFGHWWFEGPQWLNFLIRKITYDQKTIKLISPADYLEMYPRNQVSTPSMSSWGFKGYNEVWLEGSNDWIYRHLHHAADRMVELAQGFPGAQGDLKRALNQAARELLLLQSSDWAFIMKTGTMVNYAVKRTKNHIHRFVNLYEQIKYNRINPEYLAELEAKDNIFPEISYEIYDPNHATSDPLSEVAAAHLK
- a CDS encoding FG-GAP repeat domain-containing protein; translation: MKSVSHNWIVLLIVLLIMQISANFADYRLVYQDDHFLMEGLFQVIETDLDQDGASEFVMAGKNYTAHELFLAWFTLGPDHKPVLRWQSPNLFEDRSVIWVAAGKFTGSENQLLAVTETQYYLFQWQNGQMELMRKGTHQLKPLNITGGDLDGDGHTELVVAKIGRITAKQYDGVLQVWKLKENGWELVSQSDQTVGNIRSLTAGDLNGDGKAEIVMEEGVRTSPGTLHLFALAENKITERSRLNKPVKGVIYGLTVTSLSGAPRLITATDSGRVNTFAWDSNRNALVAVEKEKRFRWNLIDLAVGAAGSGADAKLLLIAYPQRLLILSE
- the ligD gene encoding non-homologous end-joining DNA ligase, which gives rise to MLPQSIKPMLASLAEPFDSPDFLYEIKWDGYRCLAFLEGSTRLQSRNGKEISHIFPELRQIHQRIRQPGVVLDGEIIAIRDQKPSFSQLQKRAQLRDAAQIRLISQKIPVVYVVFDLLYWNHQSLMQKPLLERRGRLEELMVPGDEWMVTSQIPEKGIAYFQTTAELGLEGVIAKQQDSLYYPGKRVKSWLKFKHKRRGIFIVCGYVENVSSRGELSSLLLGAYDEDILKPYGLVGTGFTVKELEAIHQELRTIRSSACPFGRPIQAPRGLSWTQPLVVCEVEYLELTDDGSLRHPLFIRFRPELKPEDCRFEGSS
- the groES gene encoding co-chaperone GroES, which codes for MNIKPLGERVVIKVLESEEKTKSGIVLPDTAKEKPQMGKVLAVGSGKLLDNGQRVALDVKEGDKVLFAKYAGTEVKLDGEEYMVLKESDILAIVQ
- a CDS encoding DUF4912 domain-containing protein, with the protein product MTREELAGKTKPKLLEIAKSLGIKGISKLTREDLIEHILLLDPPFSANPEQESAIAKHLTRTLNHADNLNPPPLPEHLLGVNVAEAREQQIPQDYNVTKIGLLVRDPYWLYCYWSTSGETREMVSGQQPWEQVALILRVYDVTGIEFNGTNSNFYFDVSVGHQANNWYIHVGGPNRCFCVDLGFIMANGAFYTIARSNPVTTPRDNVSDVIDEEWMIIEDDFRKLYQLAGAGAANSSAELVESLISRLEREMGSGIVSSLSSPVQYQPKERKFWMVLNTELIVYGATEPDARVTVQGEPIEIRPDGTFTLRFALPEGTQCIPVSARSADGIDTITITPIVSKQTQ